The DNA window AGTTTGTTCAACaattttttcttgctatttcCCCAAATAGACCTACTCTTGCCTTTGTTAGAATGCCTCCTGCTTCAGGAAAAGATCCCCCAGGTTTATCCTATTGAATTTACCTGACTTTGACTTGCCAAATCCTGCACCACAGCATTCATAGAAACTCAAAGGAGGGTTATCTCACTCTAAATCTGTTTCTACATCGCAAGGAGGAGACAGATTAAAGGGGAGATTAATTTCTTGTTCCTATCTACGTAAACTATCCCTGGTGGCATTTCTGACAGCTCTGCCCTCACATGattgagtttttttcccctgagtctttttttttcatactttaaCAACATTCTGCTTATGTTCTAGATAAGCTGGCAATATCAGAAGACTGAAGTATCAGAAGCTTGTCATCTTCCTAGCAGATTAATAAGTGCTGACTTTGTGTATATAACTGTATTTTATGTGTTGTAGAACTATCCAAAATTGTACAGGCTTAACAGGTAATTATGGAAATTACCACAGTGATTTTTGAAGCAGTTgcacttttctttcaaagcagagTGACAGATATGAACAGGAAACCTCTTCTTATTCTAAATAAGCAAACCAAATATCTGGTGGTATTCTCCACGTGACATTTCCAAACTCTGCATTCTTATTGTCAATAATCATTTTGATTGTTGATGAAGAACAGGGCAATATTTTCATGAGTCTAAAACAGTAAAAGGATTTTTGGGAGAAATTACATCAAAAGGCTTTTTGTAGTATAGTAAGAATAAATGATAATGTCACATATACAGGTAGGAGGGAAAGATGATATATTAGGGAGTTACCTAGGACATTACAAAATCATGTGTTTGTAATCATTAGAAGTGTGCTGTAGTATCACAACAAGTTCAGATTCTTTTGCCTTGTACCTCTGTATTGGACTCCATTCACTTCTCATATTTGAGTATTTTTCTTGCAGTCCATCACATTGCAATTTCTTCAAGTATGGATTACTGTGAAGCTGATATTCTGGGAGTTAAAGTTTCTGGAGCTACTCTGGGGATCATTGGCATGGGCCGCATTGGATATAAGATTGCTCTGAGAGCCAAAGCATTTGATATGAAGATTTTGTACCACAACAGGACACAGAGGTAAATGTATGTCCTGACCTTAAGTGCAGCAGAAACTCTCTTCTAGGTAgccagtattttcttttcaagaaattATGTCAGAAGTGTAGCAAAAACTGAGGGAATAGGGCCAAGAttgaaacaaaagggaaaaaaaaaaagaatggttgTCTTAAATCAGTCCTGTAAAGAGTTACTTGGTGATTAAACACTTGGAAACTTAATTGAGATTTTATATTAGAAATTTCAAGGTTTCCTGCAGATATgagcagaaaaatggaaatcaagcttatactttttttttttaattcttttcatatCATACTATAGTGACACATAACTCtaccttttgtttatttttactgcatATTTTGAGGGATCTTGTTGAAACTCAGTGTCTGGAAAACTAAGAAACATATACTTGGCACAATATGATTAACTTGAGAGCTATTCTTGAGTAAACCCTCTTTCTCCTCAAGCCATTTTAGCAACTATTTAACCTTatttcaccttttatttttagccCCTCCTAACTTGTGAGTCTGGGAATCTGATCCTTGTTAGACATTCAGCACAAGGACTCTTCACTGTAAAAGCAAGCAAGATCCCCATATATAACTTGAGGCCCTTCCAATCAGACAAGGTGCAGACAACAAGCAGAACAAACCATGACCTACCCTGAGAGAACTTTACTCCCTCTGACTGAAGGGAGAAGCTGCAATGCTAGGCCATGTGGCTTTCAGTGATTCTCTCCATATGCAGACTGCAGAAGGAGGGTCACTGCTCTAGCTAACCCTAGTCAAATCAGAAGGGTGAATGAGGCCAGAAATTTTTAGCCTTGCTTGGCATTTCTGTTACTCAGAAAAACAGCTGAGCAaactcacattaaaaaaagtactAGTGAACACCCTCCTTAAGATCtttcagaatttcttcataaaccactcaaaacaaatataacaaaaggcacaactctttttttttccctgtggatcATCACTAACTCcctctgtttaatatttttcagtctttaaagTAATATTTATCTAAGAGTGCTGTGATGAATGATCAATGCACAGtgcaacagaaattaaaaacctttttattttaaagtacatttaCACTTCAAGCTTATGTGTTGAATCAAGATGCATTCTGCATGCTGCAAAATTGGCTGTAGTTCCAGTCTGTTCTGTTCCTACATATTCTCTGGTTATTGACCTGTACACTGAAAGAAACTAATGAAGTGCATGTGTTAGGAGACACATGATCCAAAgttctgaagttattttcttaGTGTGACCTCTTTATTTCTAGATTAGGAGGAAATAACTCAAAGCCCTTCTCTTGCAATCAGGAGCAGAAAATTGTACACAGGATCTCCTGTCATTGCTTCTTTAGGTCCCAAAGTTCAGGAAGCTAAATTTACAAAGAATGGGAGAAATAGCAAGTATTCCTTTTtattgtgaaaaattaaaactaaaaatctcTCTCTACTTTGATAACTTTTCTGCTGAACACTTAACTCTGTAGAAGTCCTGGGGCAGCCAGAAGCCTGGCTAAGAGCTGCCTCGCTGATTTCACTTATGAAAAAATGACAGGCTTACTGAGGGTGCCAACAGGCTGAGGACCACCAGCATGCTCAGAGCTTACATGGATGAGTTCTGGTGAATAACACTGCTCTGGTTTGAGCACCTTCCCCACTGGGAATCCTGGAGAATGGACCATGTGCTGCCATCTGCTCCAGTGCTTAGCCTTAGTCCATTTGCAGACTTTATAGAAGCCCCTGGACTCTGCACTGCAGTGGCTGAGAGGCAGGCATGCAATCCATCCCCTGTTGTAGGGCTTGAAGCCTTCCAGAAGGGTCTAAACATCCAGCTGAGCCTAAATTTGCCACCTATTTGCTACATGGATGTGATAATCAGATCCTTTAGTTTTTATAGTGGTGACATCAACGAAGAGAATATTTTCGTGACTGATGCCCTGAAATACTTTTCCTCCCACTAGGAAAGCGCAAGAGGAGCAAGCTGTTGGTGCCACTTACTGCGAAAAGATAGACAGCTTACTCCAGCAGGCAGATTTTGTGATGGTGGCGGTGAGCCTGACACCTCAGACACGCAACCTGATTGGGAAAAGAGAGCTGGAGCTAATGAAACCCACAGCTACTCTGGTTAACATCAGCCGAGGTACCGTCCAGAACAGTTGACTGGCCAGAAAGCATGGGCCAGCTCCCGTTGTGTTACACACAGcgctgtgctgcagccactgcGCAGGTGGTGCACATAGTGAGGACAGATTGGGCATGGCAAAaattcctctctcttctctttcgTTCTCCTTTCACTCTGAGCTCATTACCTGCAACACAAGTTGCACTCAGAGACACTCTTATTCCAAACCAGGTGCAGTAGTTGACCAAGAGGCGCTGGTGATGGCTCTGCAGACTGGTGTTATTTGGGCCGCGGCTGTGGATGTAACCTACCCAGAACCACTGCCCAGGTTGTCATCTCTGCTTATTTCTTGGAAAGGATGGGTGAACCTTGCCGAGGCTGAAAATatccctgcagcaggcagggatgtgGTTGAGGCAGCCACCGAGCTCCCTGGGATGGGGGTTTGGATAACAGTGCCATGAATATGAATGGAATGCTGACCAGATGTTGGGGCTGATAACAGGCCAAGGGGAAGCCTGGGTgccagaaaacagcaggaggcagggagagcaTTAGACCACCTCTATAGAATCACCCTGtgaagctgcagcagtgctTCACTtgcaaattgctttattagaaGGTGCAACTTGCCATGAATGGGTGAAAGCTGCTTCAGCCATGTCGTCTGAGACCTGCTGCATTGCCCCCAGATGTCCTTCCCCACAGGCTTCCTTCCACAATTTGAGGCTGAAGTACTTGTAGCCCTCTTGGGCCCAGAGGCTGCTTGGCTTCTGTAAAAAGATGCCTCTACCAGGATGGTGCCTCTCAGAGTTAATTGTGCTGGCTGCATTTTGGGTTTGGGAGGAGTTTGGTCCTGTTATGCCTGTGTGGGAATGAATAACTAAAGCTCAGACCATTGTGTAGTGTGAATATGTGAGGAGGACTTAATCCTCTCTTCTGACATAGTTTGAATTGCTGCCTAATggcaaaaatctgtttctggAGAAAAGAGCACAATATAAACTCTTAACGTGTCCTCTTACAGTCCAAAATTACTTCAGCACAGGTGATCAGGTTCTGTGGTTCTAAGTGGGACTTGTTATATCAAATTAACTTCAAATAAAGTGCAAAAGCTAAAGTAGGAGTCCTCTATTTGGATGAACAACAGTAGATAacaactcttttttctttttttccagagatcatcctttgttaaaattaaagaatttcATTATAACGCCTCACCTCGGCATTAAAACAGACAAGACCACTTACATGATAACAGAGGAAGCAGTTGAAAACATACTGGCAGCTCTAAATGGTCTCCCCATGCCCAGTGAAGTGCTCCCTAGTTGATGTGCAAAAGGATAACACgtctctttttattattttctttccccctaTCAGCTCTAAAGGATTTTATTCTTatgttttttcccttaagaCAAACCTATTTCAAGCTTATGAATACAGATTTCCTGCCTCAGCTTTTTTTGCCTACACATAGTGTAGACAGATGAAATGTATGTCCTTGTCCAGTTTCATGCTTAAGCTAGTCTATACAACCCAGCTGGGAAATGCATACATTGTGTTGCATGAAAGTCTTTTAGGGTAACGCAATACTTCGAAAGCCTAAACTTAAGAAACAGTTATTGTGCAAGCACCTTATTAACAGTGCAGCATCAGCTCACTCTGCAGGATTACATGGACACCAGTGGTAATATTTAATGATGGGATGAAGTTCACAGACTACGCAATACTTCTCTCCACATAACCACAAACCCATTTCGGAGTGCTCTGTACAATGCTGGTATAACAGATCCCTTTCTATTTTAGAAAACTAATAGCGCACAGCAACATAATGTGATTTAGCTTAACAGACTATGTGGAGGTCTATAAGGTACTCTATAAATTAAATCTACTTAGAACATGGTACTGCTCTGGTACAATTGTCTTCTTCTGTCACATATGTTGCTATACAGATATATCTCCAATAGAGATGTATCAGCTCCTGAACTATAGCTTTAAAATTAGATATTCAAGTTGCACAAAAAAAACTTTGAAGCCATCTGATTCTCTCCACATCTAACCACATAACACACccattttcttcacatttgATAGGTATGTCCTggatttttgcttaaaaaagagTAACATTcctttaattattattttttggcTCCTCTAACAAATTGTTCCTTCATTTTGTTCATTCAAATTTGTTGATTTGatatacaaaggaaaaaaactcccatGTCGTgctttcagtggtttttttttccttcaaaactaAAATGTGTAGATAGGCCTCCATTCTCAATTCATAGGGAGAATAACTTTGAGAGAGACTTTACAGTGGTCCTTTGATCTCAGGTAACAGTGAGCAGTAAGTTAAAAGATCACCCATTACATCTTATCAGCAAAGCAGTTTGGAAGTTTTGGATATGAAACAGGTAATGTGTAAGCATTTTatagtttgtttgggtttttttaaggaagaaaattcaagTAGACTTAACTAAGAATCTAGTTAATATGCTGTAACTCCATCTTGCTAGTTAatgaatttttgctttaaatgtcTGAACTTGAAATTCATGTAAGCAAATCATACTAAGAAGTCATTACCAGGATAACAAGAACAATATATGGTTTTATATCATTACTATGAAATGTTATTAGGgtttatctttttatttgtaattttatagAGGATTTAGTATTAATCTTGACTGCCTTAATGTTCAGCATATTAAAATGTAGAATTCAAGATGATAGGATTTTGTAATCCATTCTTTTAAAAGCACTACAGCAGTCAGGAGAGACACAGCAGCACCCCATGGCTGGTTATTTCTTAGTGTGGAAGGAAGGACAGGGATTCCTGGTGCCCATAGCAGTGATGTGTCCCGGCTCCTGAGCTGCTGTCATCACAGAAGCTAGGCCTCCTCTCCAGTGGCTGCTGACCAGCAAGGGGGATCACTTCAACGCAACCTTAGTGAACCCAGTACCGAAGCTGTACTTCCCAGCCtccatctccagggatggaagttgaggaaggtgattctgcccttctactctgctcttgtaaGACCCgcctggagtgctgtgtgcagATCTGGGGTCCctagcacaggaaagacatggacctattggagtgagtccagagaagggccatgaagatgatcagagggatggagcacctctcctatgaggaaaggcagagagagttggggttgttcagcctggagaagagaaggctccaggatAACgttatagcagccttccagtatctaaaaGGGGCCCacaagagagctggggagggactttttacaagggcatgtactgatagaacaagggggaatggctttaagctgaaggatGTTAAGTTTAGTTTcaatattaggaagaaattctttactcagagggtagcgaagcattggaacaggttgcccagagaggttgagGGACATCCCTcaaagtgttcaaggccaggttggatgagacttcaagcaacctggtctagtgaaaggcATTCCTGTCCACAGCTGgagggttggaattagatgatctttaaggtctcttccaacccaaaccattctatgatctaCAGTGCAAGTAACCTTGTCCGGAAAATTTTCATGCATTTGTTAGCTGGGATACACACAGGACTGCCTGTGGCTGGGGTAAGAGCTGTAGTGCTTAAGGACCTAAGCCTGGCCCAGTTGCTTTACTCTCAAAGAGAGGTTTTGAGGATATTCTGGGAATCATTTCGGTTGGAAAAAACATTCGTGTGTGCAATGAGAGCTGTCACTGGTGTTTGTCGGTCAGAGACAACTCTTTGTCCCACATTAACTCCTGTGCAATGACTATGTGTAATGACCAACGGAGACACCAGACCACAGCTGGCCTTTGAAGACactgtggggggaaaaaagtgtgcTGGGCATTAATGCAAAAtcccttttattttgaaatcacaAATAGCGCAGAAACACGACACGCTTTTTAAAAACCACACAACCATTTGCAAACTCCCGTTGCTGTCTCTCGGCTTCCCGAGGGATTGGAGTGCACCGCCTCTCCTCCCCGCTGGGCCCGGGCGGGGGTGCAGGCAGCCAGGCAGGCCCGGCTGGGCGCGGCGAGTCCCTCTCCGCCCTTGCCCTTTGGGGGTGCGGCTTGGACGCGGCGGCGGCCAGCGGGGCCAGCAGGGTGAGTGAGAGCTGCGGCGGGACTGCGGGACCCCGAACGGGGTACTGGGAGCGCCTCTGCCAGGTGGCCGCCGAGGTCCCTCGGCTCTGGTGGCCGCGGCCCCACGGGGGGGGGGTCGGTGGCACCGTCGGTAGCACCGAGCGCGTGGGGCACGGGGGGCTCCCGCGGTCCTCTGCGACCCCCCGTCGTTAAGGGCCGGACGgagcccttcccttcccgctCCAGCTCCTTCGTATCTTTAGTCTCACGGGCAGGCCGGCCGGGACAGCTGCAAACACCTCGAGCCAGGGCTCGACCGGCTCTGGACGGGGAATACTCTCCGTGAGGTCGGGGGAGGAGCGGGAGGCGCTGGCCCGGCGATGTGGGAGCGGTGCGGGAGCGCCTTGCCTTGGGCTGAAGGGCAGCTGCGGGTCTCTCGTCTTTAACCTGTGATCACAGACTTGGTTCTTTCCGGAGTCGGCAGAGTGAAGAGTTGTCAGGACACTGAAGgagactgaaaaaagaaaaggtaaatttaTGTTCAGGAAGTAAGTCGATAATTCCAGAGTTCATAGTTGACAAATTATAGCTCTGTTAACAttaattgagatttttttcctgagataaTCTTATCAGTGCTAATTACTGGATATAGTTGCAGAAGTGGCAATCAAAGGCAGAATTTGGGGGTTAAAGGATATCCTTCCACTCACATGGCCACATTCTCAAGTTATCAAGACTTTGGCCTTTAAATATTGAATACTAAACAGGAGTAACACCTGATAACTCATTTGTCTAAGTGTCAGCATAGTGGGCATGCCAGAAGCAATGTTTTCTTGTATTATTAACAAGATTATGTAGAAATTGAACATCCTTCTGAATAACACagtaagaactgaaaaattCCTGCACGTGGGAGTGATTATCTTTAGCCAACTCTTCCATAGTGGGAAAACAGCATGTAATGAAGCCAATCAATTCCtgttctttaattaaaaaaagctatAATGGATTGCTTAAGACCATGTCCTTTTGGTTCTCGTTGCTTTTGTAGGGCATGGAGGGTCAGGAACTGCCTTATGTGCTAATTGACTGTATAGGAGGGAAGCATGGAGTATATGAAGACCATGTTGGAtttctgcagaaacattttcatctcATCACCATGAAAGAATATCTTGAAAATAAGACACTTCTCAGCAAAAAGATCAGAGCTATTTATATGTGGTATCACAAACCAGTTGTTAACaaagagctgctccagagcttgTCGAACTTGAGGATAGTTGCAAGTTCTGGAGTGGGAATAGATCACTTGGACCTGAACCTCCTCTCTAGCTTTGGTGTGAAAGTGTCCAACACTCCATTTATTGTTTCCACTGACACTGCAGACCTGGGAATGGCTCTGATGCTGGCATCTTCCAGGAGACTTGTGGAAGGTAataactgaaatgtttttagtgTTTTTATAGAAAAAGTGACTTTGAAACCTGCAGAAAGTGTGTGCTGATGCAAAGGTAAGCTTAAAAGtagaaatgtggaaaatgcaGGACAGGGAAAAATTTATCTGTCTTGTTAACAATAACTTGCATTTCCAAAAAGGTATATCAGCAAGGTAGATATGTTCTTTCTTCAGACAGCCCTAAATTCAGGCCTCTTCTCTCTCAGCCCACAGCCACGTATTCATTGAATTTGTTCACTTCAACTTTGCTTTTCAAGTTAGAATAAAAGGGGATTAAAAGGAGATATTTTCAAGGAGGCTTGAAACCTGTCTTTGCCAGGTTTGCTGCCGTGTGTGTATGTGAGTTATCACAAACAAGCTATTCAGCAATCTGTCCACCAtgctctgtgtttcttttccttgccaACCTTGGTGTATCTTCAAGGTTGCTGGGCATCGGATGGCCTTCCTAAAAGTCTTGATGATCCCACAACTGATCCATCAGTTCCACCATTCAGTATTTACAATGTCAGTGACATCTATGGCACTGCCACTTTCATTACCCCTGCTGATGAATAAGAAGCTGAGGTGCATTTCAGTTGTGCAATAATCTGTactgcaggcagagagagatGATGGGCAAGGTGTGTGATGTACATCCAAGGGAGGTTGCTGCTTTGGCCTTACCTCCCTTGTCTGCCAAAGAGAGGCTGGATCTGTTTCTATCCTAAGCAAGAAATCAGTGTCAGCAGTCATGTACAGTGCAgcattatttgctttttgtccAGAAACATGATGACattttgttgctgcttctgTGCTTCTGCTTGTCCTACAacaaaaagtggaaaaaaaaaataaccagatGCCAGAACATCCTTTAAATGACataattccttcttttcctcttcccaggctATGAGATGGCAGTCTCCCCTGACACAGAATATTTCCCTGCTGACTGGCTGGGGGCTGAGGTTTCTGGAGCAACCCTGGGGATTGTGGGAATGGGCACCATTGGTTACAAAGTGGCTGAAAGAGCCAAAGCCTTTGAAATGAAGATTTTGTATCACAACAGGAGTCAGAGGTAAAGCTAGTTGCAGCTCCATGGCAACTCTATTTTGTCACTGCTTTTTAACGTTATTTGTACCTTTCACTGTGCTTTCACTTTTCACTGAGCTCTTTATTTTAAGTGCCAAAATACATACACTTGTTTCAGGATGGTCATTAATTTCCCAATTTATACAGAAAGAAAGTCAGCaaggaatgggagagatatATCTCACTGGTCTCCCTGTGAGTTGGGGCTCCCTGATCCTTCCTATCATGGTGGTGACACTACAGTAGActaaggaaaggagaaaactgtCTGGGAGGACATAAGTCCTGCAACTTAGGTGAAGCAGGGATTCAGGCAGAGACACCCTTCCAGAGCCAGCTGATAATAAAAAGCCAGACTTGCCAGTCTGTTTACTGTCTTCTAGCTGTgctctctgcccctctgctcccatcaGGCCCATCCCATCCTATTCTTTTGTGGGAATATGAGGAGAGCCAAGCAGTTATATGCCCCAGACTTGTTCTGATAGAGATCAAATGCACTAGCAGGTCCTGCTGTGCTTGTGGTTTCAGTGGATCAGCACTGATGCACAGAGCAATTAGGCTGCTGCTGACACAAATTTCTGAAGATTTGACCTCTGCTCTGTCTTGTGGGTTTCCTCAGCAATTTTTACATGAGTTACTTTTCCCAGAGAAGGCAATTCTTGTAATACATCAGTCTTGCTTTTGgattggaaaaaaatccctgttacAACCAGAAGCTGTGCTAcaaattaatttactttatcATTTATTCAGTGCATTTACATGATACTCATTTCTTACTTTCCATCCCCACAGATATAGAACTGCACGTTTGTGTACAGTTCACTTGGTATTATGGGAAACAGCTTAACATTTGTCTTTACTGAATTTCAGTCAGATAACCAGCTAACTGCTTTGCACTGTGGAGCGaagaaaacaattaagaaaCTTTTTCTCTAAGGGTGATTTgatctttttcttgtttcttgcgTACTGAAGTTAAATTTTGgctttttccccacagaaaaaaagaagaagaaagtgcCGTTGGAGCTGCTTACTGTAAAAAGATAGATGATTTGCTCCAGCAGTCAGATTTTGTGTTGCTGGCTGTGAACCTAACTCCACAGACACACAAACTGATTGGGAAGAGGGAACTGGAGCTGATGAAACCCACTGCTACTCTCATTAATATTAGCAGAGGTGAGGTGCAACATAAACAAAACTGCATTGAGGTTTGCTGACATGACAAGTCCTGGGAAAACCCAACTCTAATATGGAGTCCATCACTCTAAAATTTTCCACAAATTCTCTGATTACTAGATTATTTAGATGCCTGTGGTTGTATTGCAGTAAAACATTTGAGTGTTCCTATAAAGACAAGCAAGCAAGTCTCTGAAATGTTAGTGAGCTTGGAGTGTTAGAAGCTCACATATACTTACATAACCTCCTACttaagctttttatttattaaatgcaGTGTTGTTGcacattaataaataataataataatatggaataataataataataatatggaATAATAATATGGTGGCACAGCCTGATATAAAGCCTGGCACTATACTTTATTTCATGCTGCTAATTCCCGACTGTTCAACACTGATGCACATACTCAAGCTTCCTCCTCCTACTCCATcacactctgctgctgcttctgcattgTGATCATGGCTAGCCCTGCTGTTTGCCTGACCACTAAAAGGATGGTAAGAGAACAGtacagaatatgaaaataaacataacCTTCTTACTGTAACCCAGGTCTGGTAGTGGATCAGGATGCTTTGGTGGAAGCCCTTCAAAACAAAGTTATTAAGGCAGCTGCTCTGGATGTGACATATCCTGAACCTTTGCCAAGGTAGGACATGTACTTAAATAAAATGAGTGTATGTGTGAGTTTCAAACTGAGTAAAATTTTGTGAGCACATGAGAAGTTGCATAATTTTGTTAGTATGAGTATATGATGTATGTGCACTAGGACTGCTGAAACCAGGTCCCCAGTCCTTCTGTCCCAGccaaacaaaaatcacattGACTCATTTGGAGGATATGTTGCATAAAATCCCACCAACCTAGGCAGCACTTTGAACTGCGCTGAGTATGCTTGGGTCATGCaattgtttttgtttggctttttttttaataattattttaaatatttccctgaCTTACCTGGAGGTGATGAAATAGATAATGAATATGCTGTGAGTGCCTAGCttggcatttcttttcctttcccagggaTCACCCTTTGTTAAAGCTGAAGAATGTCATAATAACTCCACACATCGGAAGTGCCACCAAGAAGACACGCCGCATTATGATGGAGGAAATGACAGAAAGCATACAGGCGGGCCTTGCAGGTCTTCCTATCCCTCATGAAGTGTTGCCATAACGTGGCTTGCACTTAGCATTAATGCCATTAGTGGTTATCCCGGCGTGACAAAATAGTAATTCGATCACTTTTCATGTAATTATTCCATGAATATTATACAGATAAAATCTATAatgtttaatttgtttaaataacAGACAGCAATTCTGTCTGGAAAACCTGCAGTATTTTGTCGTGACCTTCAATGAAAAACCCCAGAGTCTTGCACCagtgtaatttattttgctCGCATCCCCCTACAATTGCCCATGGATGCAACACCGAATTAAAGGAACGTGTAAACCGCGAGTTAGAGGAACCGCCTGTTCGAGCGGCTGCTCCCGCCGCTCCAGCAGCAATCCTGACCTTTGGGTGCATTTTCGCTCTCCAGACACCGAGCCTCTGCACAGCTGCGCCAGCGCGGGGCTCGGCTCTGCATGTGTGCGAGCCTTCCCCTGCCCGGGCCTCAGGGGAGGGCGGCTCGgcctctccccctccttccctctctccctccgGGGCCGGCCCAGGCCGCCGCGCCGACAGGGGGAGCCGCCGCCGGAGCCGGGAGCTCAGtagggccgggccgggccgggccgggcgccgCGGCGGAATGTGGGGtgcccgggcggcggcggcggcgatgCCGCGGTGGTGCCGGGCCCTACACGGCTCCGCCGCCCTGGGCGCCTCCAGGAACCTGCTGCTGCGCAAAAT is part of the Chiroxiphia lanceolata isolate bChiLan1 chromosome 1, bChiLan1.pri, whole genome shotgun sequence genome and encodes:
- the LOC116795470 gene encoding probable 2-ketogluconate reductase isoform X1, with translation MEGGELPGLLVNEIGGICGILHSHVAFLRKHFYLITMKELLENRKHLSRKVQAIYLWWHKPVIDQELLQSLPNLKVIANSGVGMDHLDLKLIASFGVKMANAPRAVCSSTADAGMALLLASARRLVEVHHIAISSSMDYCEADILGVKVSGATLGIIGMGRIGYKIALRAKAFDMKILYHNRTQRKAQEEQAVGATYCEKIDSLLQQADFVMVAVSLTPQTRNLIGKRELELMKPTATLVNISRGAVVDQEALVMALQTGVIWAAAVDVTYPEPLPRDHPLLKLKNFIITPHLGIKTDKTTYMITEEAVENILAALNGLPMPSEVLPS
- the LOC116795470 gene encoding probable 2-ketogluconate reductase isoform X2 produces the protein MEGGELPGLLVNEIGGICGILHSHVAFLRKHFYLITMKELLENRKHLSRKVQAIYLWWHKPVIDQELLQSLPNLKVIANSGVGMDHLDLKLIASFGVKMANAPRAVCSSTADAGMALLLASARRLVEVHHIAISSSMDYCEADILGVKVSGATLGIIGMGRIGYKIALRAKAFDMKILYHNRTQRKAQEEQAVGATYCEKIDSLLQQADFVMVAVSLTPQTRNLIGKRELELMKPTATLVNISRGAVVDQEALVMALQTGVIWAAAVDVTYPEPLPRLSSLLISWKGWRSSFVKIKEFHYNASPRH
- the LOC116785515 gene encoding probable 2-ketogluconate reductase, with translation MEGQELPYVLIDCIGGKHGVYEDHVGFLQKHFHLITMKEYLENKTLLSKKIRAIYMWYHKPVVNKELLQSLSNLRIVASSGVGIDHLDLNLLSSFGVKVSNTPFIVSTDTADLGMALMLASSRRLVEGYEMAVSPDTEYFPADWLGAEVSGATLGIVGMGTIGYKVAERAKAFEMKILYHNRSQRKKEEESAVGAAYCKKIDDLLQQSDFVLLAVNLTPQTHKLIGKRELELMKPTATLINISRGLVVDQDALVEALQNKVIKAAALDVTYPEPLPRDHPLLKLKNVIITPHIGSATKKTRRIMMEEMTESIQAGLAGLPIPHEVLP